In a single window of the Verrucomicrobiales bacterium genome:
- a CDS encoding terpene cyclase/mutase family protein has product MNKSLQQGFLPSEEVPSFIGGKARFQARGRCSLLLLLMMLAIQSGRSFGADISFRNEVQRSLDQGLAWLQAQQNSNGWWSTPDHPAVTALALTAFAGEPTGRFKKPTPELSKGYAFLTQSAKPDGGIYTRELTSYNTSLSMMALLTAPGGDYDSILTRARGYLVGLQDDRGRLGQLDTPFDGGIGYGGIQKDPDVNNTYTALQALYHSRHLIQDRGGKADKDLNWAAAIHFLEKCQNLPDRNREAYVSAYPQDRGGFIYHPGRSMAGGETNATTGKIALRSYGSISYAGLLSYIYADLKKEDPRVVAVMEWLRSNYTLEENPGMGQQGLYYYLHLLTKGLTAAGVDELVLKDGRRVAWRKEVAMRLMTLQQRDGSWINSSPRWWEKDSNLVTAYSVLALETIWRGL; this is encoded by the coding sequence ATGAATAAATCCCTGCAGCAAGGATTCCTGCCCTCGGAGGAAGTCCCAAGCTTCATTGGCGGCAAGGCCCGTTTCCAGGCCCGCGGCCGGTGTTCGCTGCTGCTTCTGCTAATGATGTTGGCGATCCAGTCGGGTAGGTCATTCGGAGCCGATATTTCGTTCCGCAACGAGGTCCAGCGCTCCTTGGATCAGGGATTGGCCTGGCTGCAAGCTCAGCAGAATAGCAATGGCTGGTGGTCAACCCCGGATCATCCGGCGGTCACAGCTCTGGCGCTTACCGCGTTTGCCGGGGAGCCCACCGGTCGCTTCAAGAAACCAACGCCGGAACTGAGCAAGGGATACGCGTTTCTGACCCAATCGGCCAAGCCGGACGGAGGCATCTATACCCGCGAACTGACCAGCTACAACACTTCCTTGTCGATGATGGCACTGCTGACCGCACCAGGGGGGGACTACGACTCCATCCTAACGCGAGCGAGAGGATATCTGGTCGGCTTGCAGGACGATCGCGGCCGCCTCGGCCAGCTCGACACCCCTTTCGATGGAGGCATTGGCTATGGCGGGATCCAGAAGGATCCAGACGTCAACAATACCTACACGGCGCTCCAGGCGCTGTATCACAGTCGTCACCTGATCCAAGACCGAGGGGGTAAGGCTGACAAGGACCTCAACTGGGCGGCCGCGATCCACTTTCTGGAGAAGTGCCAGAACCTACCGGATCGGAATCGGGAGGCCTATGTGTCCGCCTACCCGCAAGACCGGGGAGGTTTTATCTACCATCCCGGCCGTAGCATGGCTGGCGGAGAAACGAATGCGACCACTGGCAAGATCGCGCTGCGCTCCTACGGGAGCATCAGCTACGCCGGTTTGCTGAGTTACATCTACGCCGATCTCAAGAAGGAGGATCCTCGCGTGGTGGCCGTGATGGAGTGGCTGCGTTCGAATTACACTCTCGAGGAAAATCCCGGAATGGGGCAGCAAGGCCTTTACTACTATCTGCACCTGCTCACCAAAGGCCTGACTGCGGCGGGTGTCGACGAGTTGGTGTTGAAGGACGGGCGTCGCGTCGCGTGGAGAAAAGAAGTAGCGATGCGTTTGATGACCTTGCAGCAGCGGGACGGCTCCTGGATCAATTCCAGCCCCCGGTGGTGGGAGAAGGATTCCAATCTCGTGACCGCCTATTCGGTCCTAGCTCTCGAAACGATCTGGCGCGGGCTCTAG
- the glgP gene encoding alpha-glucan family phosphorylase, translating to MTTKPLSKTELNELVSGLNKLARNLWWTWNQEAQELFQELSPRGWQNLYHNAVAVLHEVSEYELKVRLQDADFADRVRRVLSTFKLYMDEKETWAAKSAPQLKDRPVAYFSAEFGFHETLPIAAGGLGILAGDHAKSASDLGLPFVGISLFYREGYFQQAVNQENWQTEYYTLLHPENLPMEPVLDARGQPLVCKIRIALNEVYFQAWRVNVGRNPVYLLDTNRPENEQHYRDLTLRVYGGDSTTRIMQEILLGVGGVRLLRALGHHPSVFHMNEGHAAFLTLELTREKVAKGKSFADAFARTKEECLFTTHTPVEAGHDRFSSDLVNYAASKFCSQLRISHDQLMDLGRVTAGNTSEPFCMTVLALKCSRAANGVSELHGQVSREMWQCLYPNKQVAEVPIGHITNGIHLLGWMKGPVRRFWRRKLSKDWNTSGETETTRFWNSNTGRNWESVINSTEFWANMADPSFISDEEIWALRFRLRRELIEFSRRRLLLQGQSFSQGSFIIFDHLMNPDALTIGFARRFATYKRAPLIFQQFEKIVRLCHDQARPIQFVFAGKAHPRDDDGKRFIQHIIHLSKYSDLKGSLFFIENYDVHVARQMVSGCDVWLNNPRRPLEASGTSGQKTSVHGCLNLSILDGWWREGYDGTNGFAIGDDSHPSSIEEQDRLDSENLFSALTEQVIPCFYNRDADGIPREWIKKIRRAMVTLVPKYNTWRMVQEYTTNYYTKS from the coding sequence ATGACGACAAAGCCTCTCTCGAAAACTGAGTTGAACGAACTGGTCTCCGGCCTCAACAAGCTCGCCCGCAACCTTTGGTGGACTTGGAATCAAGAGGCTCAGGAACTCTTCCAGGAACTGTCACCCCGCGGCTGGCAAAACCTCTACCATAATGCCGTCGCGGTTCTCCACGAAGTCTCGGAGTACGAACTGAAGGTCCGTCTTCAGGACGCCGACTTCGCGGACCGCGTTCGGCGGGTGCTGTCCACCTTCAAGCTCTACATGGACGAGAAGGAAACCTGGGCAGCCAAGAGCGCGCCGCAGCTCAAGGACCGTCCCGTTGCTTACTTTAGCGCTGAATTTGGTTTCCATGAGACCTTGCCCATTGCCGCCGGCGGTCTGGGCATTCTGGCGGGCGATCACGCCAAGTCGGCCAGCGATCTAGGGCTGCCGTTCGTCGGCATCAGCCTCTTTTATCGCGAGGGCTACTTCCAGCAGGCGGTGAACCAGGAGAACTGGCAAACCGAGTATTACACGTTGTTACATCCCGAGAACCTGCCCATGGAGCCCGTCCTCGACGCCCGGGGACAACCGCTCGTTTGCAAGATTCGCATCGCTCTCAATGAAGTCTATTTCCAAGCGTGGCGAGTCAATGTCGGCCGTAATCCGGTCTATCTGCTGGATACCAATCGGCCGGAGAACGAGCAGCACTATCGCGACCTGACCCTCCGGGTTTATGGCGGCGACAGCACCACCCGCATCATGCAGGAGATCCTGCTAGGCGTCGGGGGCGTTCGCCTGCTTCGCGCTCTGGGACACCATCCCTCGGTGTTTCATATGAACGAAGGTCACGCGGCTTTCCTCACGCTGGAGCTGACTCGCGAGAAGGTGGCCAAGGGCAAGTCCTTTGCCGACGCGTTCGCGCGCACCAAGGAGGAATGCCTCTTCACGACGCACACTCCGGTCGAGGCCGGCCACGATCGGTTCAGCAGCGATCTTGTCAACTATGCCGCCAGCAAGTTTTGCAGCCAGCTGCGCATCTCTCACGACCAACTGATGGACCTGGGGCGGGTGACAGCGGGCAATACCTCTGAACCCTTCTGCATGACGGTGCTTGCGCTCAAGTGCTCCCGCGCGGCGAACGGCGTGAGCGAGTTGCACGGCCAGGTGAGCCGCGAGATGTGGCAATGTCTCTATCCGAACAAGCAGGTTGCCGAGGTGCCCATCGGACACATCACCAATGGGATCCATTTGCTCGGCTGGATGAAGGGACCCGTCCGACGCTTCTGGCGCCGCAAGCTCAGCAAGGACTGGAACACCTCCGGTGAGACGGAGACGACCCGGTTCTGGAACAGCAATACGGGCCGCAACTGGGAATCGGTCATCAACTCCACGGAGTTCTGGGCCAACATGGCGGATCCCTCGTTCATCTCCGACGAGGAGATCTGGGCGCTACGCTTCCGGCTTCGCCGCGAGCTGATCGAGTTTTCGCGACGTCGCCTGCTGCTTCAGGGCCAAAGCTTCTCGCAGGGGTCTTTCATCATCTTTGATCATTTGATGAACCCCGATGCGCTGACCATTGGATTTGCCCGTCGTTTCGCCACCTACAAGCGCGCCCCGCTGATCTTCCAACAATTCGAGAAGATCGTTCGGCTGTGTCATGATCAGGCTCGACCGATCCAGTTCGTGTTCGCCGGCAAGGCTCATCCGCGCGACGACGATGGCAAGCGATTCATTCAGCACATCATCCACCTCAGCAAGTACAGTGATCTCAAGGGATCTCTCTTCTTCATCGAGAACTATGATGTGCATGTGGCGCGGCAAATGGTCTCGGGCTGTGATGTCTGGCTGAACAACCCGCGCCGTCCGCTCGAAGCCTCCGGAACCAGCGGTCAGAAGACCTCGGTGCATGGCTGCTTGAATCTCAGTATCCTCGATGGATGGTGGCGCGAGGGCTATGATGGGACCAACGGCTTCGCCATCGGCGATGATTCGCATCCCTCCAGCATCGAGGAGCAAGATCGACTGGACAGCGAGAACTTGTTCTCGGCCCTCACCGAACAGGTAATTCCGTGCTTCTACAATCGGGATGCTGACGGGATTCCTCGCGAGTGGATTAAGAAGATCCGCCGAGCGATGGTGACTTTGGTGCCCAAGTATAACACCTGGCGCATGGTTCAGGAATACACGACGAACTACTACACGAAGTCCTAA
- a CDS encoding GDP-L-fucose synthase, producing the protein MDRSSKIFVAGHRGLVGSAIYRELQKQGYAGVFGRTRAEVDLLDGAAVKALYASEKPEFVIIAAAKVGGIHANDTQPADFLYQNLQIQNNLIQGAYAAKVRKLLFLGSSCVYPKHSPQPMKEEHLLTGPLEPTNQWYAVAKIAGIKMCQAYRRQHGCDFISAMPTNMYGPNDNYDLNTSHVLPALIRKFHEAKQRREETVSCWGTGSPLREFLYADDLARGCIHLMQHYSEEQFINIGSGSEVSIKKLSETVARIVGFEGRIVWDTTKPDGTPRKLMDSSRLFALGWKPTIPLDQGIRLAYEDFLSKHA; encoded by the coding sequence ATGGACAGATCATCCAAGATCTTCGTCGCAGGCCACCGGGGACTGGTGGGTAGCGCGATTTATCGGGAACTCCAGAAGCAAGGATACGCCGGCGTCTTCGGGCGCACGCGGGCGGAGGTGGACCTTCTCGATGGCGCAGCCGTGAAGGCCCTCTACGCGAGCGAGAAGCCAGAGTTCGTCATCATCGCCGCCGCCAAGGTAGGGGGCATTCACGCCAACGATACTCAGCCGGCGGACTTCCTCTATCAAAACCTGCAGATCCAGAACAACCTGATACAGGGAGCCTACGCCGCGAAGGTCCGGAAGCTGCTTTTCCTGGGCAGCTCCTGTGTTTATCCCAAGCACTCGCCGCAACCGATGAAGGAGGAGCATCTGCTCACCGGCCCCCTCGAGCCAACTAATCAGTGGTATGCCGTCGCCAAGATCGCCGGGATCAAGATGTGCCAGGCCTACCGACGCCAGCATGGCTGCGACTTCATCAGCGCCATGCCCACCAACATGTATGGGCCGAACGACAACTACGACCTCAACACGTCTCATGTGCTTCCCGCGCTCATCCGGAAGTTCCACGAAGCCAAGCAGCGCCGAGAGGAAACCGTCTCTTGCTGGGGAACCGGGTCGCCGCTGCGGGAGTTTCTCTACGCCGACGATCTGGCCCGCGGCTGCATCCATCTCATGCAGCACTACAGCGAAGAGCAGTTTATCAACATCGGGAGCGGCAGCGAGGTTAGCATCAAGAAGCTGTCGGAAACGGTAGCCCGGATCGTGGGCTTCGAGGGAAGGATCGTGTGGGATACCACCAAGCCCGACGGCACCCCACGCAAGCTCATGGACAGTTCGCGCCTTTTCGCCCTCGGTTGGAAGCCCACCATTCCACTCGATCAAGGGATCCGATTAGCCTACGAAGACTTCTTAAGCAAGCACGCCTAG
- a CDS encoding PSD1 domain-containing protein: MTQETLYLWRVMNRTSLLRRLTSGVLVLVATSLAGAETKPAGSIDFARQIRPILSDHCLNCHGPDEKARKGGLRLDRHEDALKAGKSGQRAIIPGNVEESEFVKRLLTSDPDDIMPPTKTGKTLTTAQKDLLQRWIKEGATWVTHWAYDPVKRPVPPAVQQQDWVRNEIDRFVLARLEKEGLKPSVPADKITLIRRVTLDLTGLPPSPAEVDAFVADSSDQAFERLVDRLLQSPAYGEHMAKYWLDAARYADSHGYHIDAERNVWKYRDWVVSAYNRNLPFDQFTIEQLAGDLLPNPTLDQKVASGYVRCNMSTGEGGAIVEEYQAKYSFDRTETLGTAWLGLTLVCARCHSHKYDLVSQKEYYGLASFFNNLKESVMDGNAPNPEPSIQVPTAEQTARLEDLRKSIAEGEKAILAPLPELDREEVEWKKEWSRRLGQQWTVIEPTGFQSSSNAQFRVGPDRTILVSGPNPPKDTYRLTFPLEPGVLAGLRLETLPDDSLPQKGSSRADDGKFRLSEIEAEWVLPGVDGKEATVKPIKFARAIADAAIKDREVEKAIDGKAETGWQPTDQPMVERHTALFLLSEALTVPGRGELRVRLKSEASVNRRAIGKFRLALARDEALVTALAPAKPAPWHVLGALKAGAVEETLSKVLEPEQAIDLDLKKTFAGAREDVKWSARGDLEDGKSHVLVSSLHGVHGVYYLSRKLVVPMDQQVAVSVRADDVFRVWLNQQLVGERRQSERAGEGPLKLVLQLKKGENTLLIKTVNVQGDSRFSFEMNPLDRSVLPSDLAVLFAGLDQFNAEQNARLQRYFRRVSSPEWRKEENQIALWREEEAGLNRSIPTTMVAKEDEEKMRDTFLLMRGEYDKLGDKVTRGVPSIFPAFPSDAPTNRLGLAKWLMLPTHPLTSRVTVNRYWQQYFGVGLVKTSDDMGVQGEPPSHPELLDWLAAEFIGSGWDIKRMQRMIVLSAAYRQSSKQSPELRARDPENRLVSRGPRFRVDGEVVRDSALFIGGLLQGELGGRSVRPYEPPGLWEAVSFNNSQKYIQDAGLAQYRRSLYTHWKRQSPPPNMLLFDAPTREYCVVRRPRTNTPLQALALLNDPQFVEASRAFADRVLREGGASDADRLTYAFRLATARKPSADELGVLNQVLSEQRAHYSQDAESAQKLLSVGEYHPTSNASTADLAAWATVASMILNLDETVTKI; the protein is encoded by the coding sequence ATGACGCAAGAAACCCTTTACCTTTGGCGAGTGATGAACCGAACAAGCCTACTTCGACGTCTGACATCCGGTGTCTTGGTCTTGGTGGCCACGAGCTTGGCCGGGGCGGAGACTAAACCGGCGGGGAGCATTGATTTCGCTCGGCAGATCCGTCCGATTCTCTCCGACCACTGCTTGAATTGCCATGGCCCCGACGAGAAGGCGCGCAAGGGCGGCTTGCGATTGGATCGCCACGAGGATGCGCTCAAGGCTGGGAAATCGGGCCAGCGGGCAATCATTCCCGGAAACGTTGAGGAGAGCGAGTTCGTGAAGCGCCTGCTGACGTCGGATCCGGATGACATCATGCCACCGACCAAGACTGGCAAGACCCTGACCACCGCTCAGAAGGACCTGCTGCAACGTTGGATCAAGGAGGGTGCCACCTGGGTGACACACTGGGCCTACGATCCGGTCAAGCGTCCCGTGCCGCCTGCGGTGCAGCAGCAGGACTGGGTGCGGAACGAGATCGATCGGTTCGTTCTGGCTCGCCTGGAGAAAGAGGGGCTTAAGCCGTCGGTTCCCGCCGACAAAATCACCCTGATCCGGCGAGTGACCCTGGATTTGACCGGCCTACCTCCCAGCCCAGCAGAGGTCGATGCTTTCGTGGCGGACTCCAGCGATCAGGCATTTGAGCGGTTAGTGGATCGTTTGCTCCAATCGCCGGCCTACGGCGAGCACATGGCGAAGTATTGGCTGGATGCAGCGCGTTACGCGGATTCGCATGGATATCATATCGATGCAGAACGGAATGTTTGGAAGTATCGAGACTGGGTGGTGTCGGCCTATAATCGCAACCTGCCTTTCGACCAGTTCACCATTGAGCAGCTGGCCGGCGATCTATTGCCGAATCCGACCCTGGACCAGAAGGTGGCCTCCGGCTATGTCCGCTGCAACATGAGCACGGGAGAGGGCGGAGCCATAGTGGAGGAGTATCAGGCGAAGTATTCCTTCGATCGAACTGAGACGCTGGGCACAGCCTGGCTGGGGCTCACTTTGGTCTGCGCTCGATGCCATTCCCACAAATACGACCTGGTCTCGCAAAAGGAATACTATGGGCTGGCCTCATTCTTCAACAACTTGAAGGAGTCGGTCATGGATGGAAACGCTCCCAATCCGGAGCCCTCCATTCAAGTCCCCACGGCGGAACAAACGGCCCGCTTGGAGGACCTCAGAAAATCGATAGCCGAGGGTGAGAAAGCCATCCTGGCGCCTTTGCCCGAGTTGGATCGGGAGGAAGTCGAGTGGAAAAAGGAATGGTCTCGACGTCTGGGCCAGCAGTGGACGGTGATTGAACCCACGGGATTTCAATCCTCGAGCAATGCTCAGTTCCGGGTTGGACCCGATCGCACCATTTTGGTGAGCGGCCCCAACCCGCCGAAAGACACGTATCGGCTGACCTTTCCGTTGGAGCCCGGCGTGCTGGCGGGATTGCGCCTGGAGACTTTGCCGGATGACTCCCTGCCACAGAAGGGCAGCTCGCGTGCCGACGATGGCAAGTTCCGGCTCTCGGAGATTGAAGCGGAGTGGGTGCTGCCGGGTGTCGACGGGAAGGAGGCGACGGTGAAACCGATCAAATTTGCCCGAGCGATCGCCGATGCTGCGATCAAGGATCGTGAGGTCGAGAAAGCCATCGATGGAAAGGCGGAGACGGGATGGCAGCCTACCGATCAGCCAATGGTTGAGCGCCACACAGCCCTGTTCCTTCTGAGCGAAGCGCTGACCGTGCCTGGTCGCGGGGAGTTGCGGGTTCGGTTGAAGTCGGAGGCATCGGTGAATCGGCGCGCGATCGGGAAGTTTCGATTGGCGCTCGCACGGGACGAAGCCCTCGTCACTGCGTTGGCTCCCGCCAAGCCGGCACCCTGGCACGTGCTGGGCGCTCTGAAGGCTGGGGCTGTGGAGGAAACGCTCTCCAAGGTTTTAGAACCAGAACAGGCGATCGACTTGGATCTGAAGAAGACGTTCGCAGGTGCGCGGGAGGATGTTAAGTGGTCGGCGCGTGGGGATCTGGAGGACGGTAAATCCCATGTCCTCGTCAGCAGCCTGCACGGGGTTCATGGCGTCTACTACCTTTCTCGCAAACTGGTGGTGCCGATGGATCAGCAGGTGGCTGTCTCGGTGCGCGCGGATGATGTGTTTCGAGTCTGGCTGAACCAGCAACTGGTGGGAGAGCGTCGTCAAAGTGAGAGGGCAGGGGAGGGGCCGCTCAAGCTCGTCCTCCAGCTCAAGAAGGGGGAGAATACCTTGCTGATCAAGACGGTGAATGTGCAGGGTGACAGCCGCTTCAGCTTCGAGATGAATCCGTTGGATCGATCGGTTCTGCCGTCGGATTTGGCGGTCCTGTTCGCGGGATTGGACCAGTTCAACGCCGAACAGAACGCTCGCCTTCAGCGCTACTTTAGGCGCGTGAGTTCGCCCGAATGGCGGAAGGAGGAGAACCAAATCGCGCTATGGCGTGAAGAGGAGGCAGGGCTGAATCGCAGCATCCCCACGACGATGGTGGCGAAGGAGGATGAGGAGAAGATGCGCGACACGTTCCTGCTCATGCGCGGGGAATACGACAAGCTCGGCGATAAAGTCACGCGGGGTGTTCCGTCCATCTTTCCGGCGTTCCCGTCGGACGCGCCCACGAACCGTCTGGGATTGGCGAAGTGGCTGATGCTTCCCACGCACCCGTTGACCTCCCGGGTCACGGTGAATCGTTATTGGCAGCAGTATTTTGGTGTGGGCCTGGTCAAAACCTCCGATGATATGGGGGTCCAGGGGGAGCCACCGTCTCACCCAGAACTCCTGGATTGGCTGGCGGCGGAGTTCATTGGGTCGGGATGGGACATCAAGCGGATGCAACGCATGATTGTGCTGTCCGCCGCTTATCGGCAGAGCTCAAAGCAGAGCCCGGAGCTTCGGGCTCGCGATCCTGAGAATCGTCTGGTCTCGCGCGGCCCTCGGTTCCGGGTGGATGGAGAAGTGGTGCGGGACTCGGCCTTGTTCATTGGCGGGTTGTTGCAGGGTGAGTTGGGCGGTCGCAGCGTGCGGCCTTATGAGCCACCCGGCCTGTGGGAAGCCGTGTCGTTCAACAACTCCCAGAAGTACATTCAGGATGCGGGGTTGGCGCAATACCGCCGGAGCCTGTACACCCATTGGAAGCGCCAGAGTCCGCCTCCGAACATGCTGCTGTTCGACGCCCCAACCCGGGAATACTGCGTCGTTCGTCGTCCCCGAACCAACACTCCCTTGCAGGCGTTGGCGCTGCTGAACGACCCTCAGTTTGTGGAAGCCTCGCGCGCTTTCGCCGACCGAGTTCTGCGCGAAGGCGGTGCCTCGGATGCCGATCGATTGACTTATGCCTTCCGGTTGGCCACGGCACGCAAACCGAGCGCTGACGAACTGGGTGTCCTGAATCAGGTGCTCAGCGAACAGCGTGCGCACTACAGCCAGGACGCGGAATCGGCTCAAAAACTCCTGAGCGTGGGTGAGTATCACCCCACCTCGAATGCGTCAACCGCCGACCTGGCGGCGTGGGCAACGGTGGCCAGCATGATCCTCAACCTGGACGAAACGGTGACCAAAATCTAA
- a CDS encoding DUF1501 domain-containing protein yields the protein MNPWTEHALLQNRRQFFGRTSTGIGVAALGSLLNRGSAMASTPAAPAPAYPLSVLHHAPKAKRVIYLFMAGGPSQIDLFDYKPILEKYHQQELPSSVRMGQRLTTMTSGQSGFPVVASMFKFQQHGKNGTWLSELIPHTASVIDDMALIRTVNTEAINHDPAITYIQTGFQQPGRPCMGAWLSYGLGAANQNLPAFIVMISSGKESDQPLYTRLWSSGFLPSEHQGVQFRGMADPVFYLSNPPGVDATTRRRMLDGLSRLNQKQFEDYADPEINTRIAQYEMAYRMQTSVPELTDVSKESQSTLDLYGPDVKKPGSFAYNCLQARRMAERGVRFIQLYHRGWDQHGSLPRRIREQCKDTDQPSAALVKDLKQRGLLDDTLVVWGGEFGRTVYSQGKIEKTDYGRDHHGRCYSVWMAGGGVKAGTVFGETDDYCYNVVRDPVHIHDLNTTILHCLGVDHTRLTYRFQGRDYRLTDIHGELVKGVLA from the coding sequence ATGAATCCCTGGACTGAACACGCCCTGCTGCAGAACCGACGCCAGTTCTTCGGCCGCACCTCAACCGGGATCGGTGTTGCCGCGCTCGGATCGCTGCTCAATCGTGGCTCCGCCATGGCATCCACGCCTGCTGCGCCTGCTCCGGCCTATCCGCTTTCGGTGCTGCATCATGCCCCTAAAGCCAAGCGAGTCATCTACCTGTTTATGGCGGGTGGCCCGTCCCAAATCGACCTGTTCGACTACAAGCCGATCTTGGAAAAGTACCATCAACAGGAGCTGCCCAGCTCGGTTCGCATGGGCCAGCGTTTGACGACGATGACCAGCGGGCAAAGCGGCTTCCCCGTCGTCGCCTCCATGTTCAAGTTCCAGCAGCATGGGAAAAATGGCACCTGGCTGAGCGAGCTGATCCCACATACCGCGAGTGTGATTGACGACATGGCCCTGATCCGGACCGTTAATACCGAAGCGATCAACCACGATCCGGCCATCACCTATATCCAGACCGGATTTCAGCAGCCGGGGCGGCCTTGCATGGGCGCGTGGCTCAGTTATGGCTTGGGCGCGGCGAACCAGAACCTCCCGGCTTTCATTGTGATGATCTCCAGCGGAAAGGAGAGTGACCAGCCGCTCTACACCCGGCTGTGGAGTTCCGGTTTTCTCCCGTCGGAGCACCAGGGGGTGCAGTTTCGTGGAATGGCGGATCCCGTGTTCTATCTGTCCAACCCCCCGGGGGTCGATGCCACCACCCGGCGGCGGATGCTTGACGGTTTGTCGCGGTTGAACCAGAAGCAGTTTGAGGACTATGCCGATCCGGAGATCAACACCCGCATCGCTCAGTACGAGATGGCGTATCGGATGCAGACCTCCGTTCCTGAGCTAACGGACGTTTCGAAGGAATCGCAGTCGACATTGGATCTTTACGGTCCCGACGTGAAGAAGCCCGGTTCCTTCGCCTATAATTGTTTGCAGGCGCGTCGCATGGCCGAGCGGGGAGTGCGATTTATCCAGCTCTATCATCGTGGGTGGGATCAGCATGGCAGCTTACCGCGACGCATCCGTGAGCAATGCAAGGACACCGATCAGCCGAGTGCTGCCTTGGTGAAGGATCTGAAACAGCGCGGCCTGCTTGATGACACGCTAGTCGTATGGGGAGGCGAGTTTGGTCGGACGGTGTACAGCCAGGGAAAGATCGAGAAGACCGACTACGGCCGCGATCATCATGGCCGTTGCTACTCCGTCTGGATGGCGGGAGGCGGTGTGAAGGCGGGAACGGTCTTCGGGGAGACTGATGACTACTGCTACAACGTGGTTCGCGACCCGGTGCACATTCACGACCTCAATACGACCATCCTACATTGCCTGGGCGTGGATCACACTCGGCTCACCTATCGGTTTCAAGGACGTGACTACCGGCTGACCGACATCCATGGGGAGTTGGTTAAGGGTGTGCTGGCCTAG
- a CDS encoding phosphatidylglycerophosphatase A, which yields MSDPVNHAERAIVWVAQGFGIGRIPKAPGTWGSLLGIAWTGLLLLPQSFPAYLLGSACGVLLSVWLCGRAERILQQHDPGSIVLDEIIALPFCFLPWVGWNLKGVGSVPSPIELLSHWNGGLCLAGFALFRLFDIWKPWPVRQSQRFDGGLGVTLDDVLASGYAALVLTGLLWWSR from the coding sequence ATGTCTGATCCCGTGAACCACGCGGAACGCGCCATTGTCTGGGTGGCTCAGGGTTTCGGCATCGGTCGGATCCCGAAGGCTCCCGGCACTTGGGGCTCGTTGCTCGGCATCGCTTGGACGGGGTTGCTTCTCCTTCCGCAGAGCTTCCCGGCTTACCTGCTGGGATCCGCGTGTGGAGTCCTCCTCTCGGTCTGGCTCTGCGGTCGTGCGGAACGGATCCTCCAACAGCACGATCCTGGATCAATCGTGCTCGACGAAATCATTGCCCTCCCGTTCTGTTTTCTCCCCTGGGTCGGGTGGAATCTAAAAGGTGTAGGATCTGTCCCATCGCCAATAGAGCTGCTTAGCCACTGGAACGGCGGCCTGTGCCTCGCCGGCTTTGCGTTGTTCCGCCTCTTCGATATCTGGAAGCCTTGGCCGGTGCGCCAGAGCCAACGGTTCGATGGAGGACTGGGTGTCACCCTGGATGATGTGCTAGCCTCCGGCTACGCAGCCCTCGTGCTCACTGGTTTGCTGTGGTGGAGCCGCTGA
- the pgsA gene encoding CDP-diacylglycerol--glycerol-3-phosphate 3-phosphatidyltransferase, with protein sequence MNLPNQLTVSRFVLTGAFLAAMFITFPYNKTVALVFFVMASITDWLDGALARKYQLITNFGILMDPLADKILTCSAFIAFVGSGYLPAWMVVVIVARELAITGLRLLAASKNLVLAAERFGKHKTISQIVAIIAILVLVSYEQWGSVGRAVFGFPILGIPWVAGFAAIAKWTAVGLTLFSGVVYLWRNRGLYLQDV encoded by the coding sequence ATGAATCTTCCCAACCAGCTTACGGTTTCAAGGTTCGTCCTGACCGGCGCCTTTCTGGCAGCGATGTTTATTACCTTTCCGTACAACAAGACCGTCGCTTTGGTTTTCTTCGTGATGGCAAGCATCACCGATTGGCTGGATGGCGCGCTGGCCCGAAAGTACCAGCTCATCACGAATTTTGGCATCCTCATGGACCCGTTAGCCGACAAAATTCTTACCTGTTCGGCCTTCATTGCGTTTGTGGGTAGCGGCTATCTACCCGCCTGGATGGTGGTGGTGATCGTCGCCCGCGAACTCGCGATCACCGGTTTACGCCTTCTGGCGGCTTCGAAGAACCTCGTGTTGGCCGCCGAACGCTTCGGCAAACACAAGACGATCTCCCAGATCGTCGCCATTATCGCGATCCTCGTGCTGGTGAGCTATGAGCAGTGGGGGAGCGTGGGGCGCGCGGTCTTTGGTTTCCCCATCCTCGGAATACCTTGGGTAGCCGGCTTTGCGGCGATCGCCAAATGGACAGCCGTCGGACTGACGCTCTTCTCGGGGGTGGTTTACCTCTGGAGGAACCGAGGGCTGTATCTACAGGATGTCTGA